GCGCGCCGGTGCCGACCGGCTGGTCGGTGGCCACGCCGCCGGCCCGCAGCTTCAGCAGCGCCCCGGAGGCGGCCTCGGCCAGGCTGGCGCGCTGCCACACCTGCGCGGCCAGGCCGAGCACGGCGGCCTCGTCCGGCTCCAGGGTGATCTCCGGCAGCTCGTACGACTCGCGCTCGATCCGGTAGCCCGGCTCGTCCTCCCACGGGTCGCGCACGACGTCGATCGGGATGCCGATCTCGCGCAGCTCGTTCTTGTCCCGCTCGAACATGCGCTGGAACGCCTCGTCGCCATCACGGTCGTATCCGGGGACGGCCTGGCGGATCTGCTCGGCCGACAGCGGGCGCCGGGTGGCGAGCAGGCAGATCACCAGATTGAGCAACCGTTCTGTCTTCCGGCGCGACATCTGCCTCACTCCTCCTTCATCGACGCTACCCTGCCCCCGTGATCAGATGGCGCAGAGGCGAGGTCGTACGGATCCGACGCGAGTGGCCGGGAGCGGTGGAGCTGGACGTCACCGTCCCCGAGGGGGAGTGCCGGGCGCTGGCGTATCCACCGTTGGTGGGCCGCCCGGAACCCGGCGATGAGGTGCTGCTCAACACGACCGCGCTCGCGATGGGTCTCGGTACGGGAGGTTACGCCATGGTGGTGGCCGTCCCGAACCGTTTGCCGGAAGATCCCGAGGGTCCGGGTCACCTGGTGAAGGCCAGGTACACCCCGCTGCAGGCCACGGTGCAGGGCGCCGACGAGCAGGATTCCCCGTATCACGCCAGGTTGCGGGAGGCCGACTCGCTCGACGGGATGCCGGTGATCGTGGCCGATCTGCATTCGGCGCTGGCCCCGATCCTGTGCGGACTGTACGCCGCCAGGCGGGGCGTGCGGGTCGCGTACGTGATGCAGGACGGCGGCGCGCTGCCCGTGTGGTTCTCGATGGCGGCGGCCCGGCTGCGGGAGGAGGGCTGGCTGGCGGGCGTGGTGACGGTGGGCCAGTCGTTCGGCGGCGACCTGGAGGCGGTCACCGTGCACACGGGGCTGCTGGCGGCCAGGCACGTGCTGGAGGCCGAGGTGGCGATCGTCACGCAGGGGCCGGGCAACCTGGGCACGGGCACCCGGTGGGGCTTCTCGGGGGTGGCGGCGGGCGAGGCGGTCAACGCGGCGGGCGTGCTGCGCGGCCTGCCGGTGGCGTCGCTGCGGGTCAGCGAGGGCGACCGGCGCGAGCGCCACTACGGCGTCTCGCACCACTCGCTGACCGCCTACGGCCGCGTCGCGCTGACGCCCGCGCAGGTGCCGGTGCCGGACCTGCCGGGCGAGTTCGGGGTGCGGGTCAGGGACCAGGCCGAGCTGCTCGCCGTGCGGCACCGCCTGGTGCCGGTCCCGGTGGACGGCCTGCGCGAGGCCCTGGAGGCCTCGCCGGTCAGGCTGTCGACGATGGGCAGGAGCCTGGAGGAGGACCTGGCCTACTTCCTGACCGCGGCGGCGGCGGGCAGGCTGACGGCCTCGCTGCTGTCGTAGGCGTCCTTGAACGTGAACGCCTCGGGGCTCGGCCCCTCGCTCCTGAGGCGTTCCAGCCGCCGTATCCCCTCGGCCAGCGTGGGGATCTCACCGGCGGGCACCCACCACATCACCATGTAGGGCTCCATCATGCGCAGGAACCACTCCCTGCGCCGCCTCAGCACGGCCAGGTGCTCGCTGCGGTAGGTGTAGTTCCACAGCGACTCCAGCGAGTCCCACACCGAGAAGTTGATCAGCAGGTGGTCGCCGTACTCGTGCACGACGGTGGCGGTGGGGTCGCTCTCGCTCTCCTTCAGGCGCCACACGAACCCGGGGGCCGAGTCGGCGACGGCGTTGATCGGTTCGAGCTGCGCGACGAACTCGGCCAGCTCGGGGCTGTCGATGGGGGCGCGCAGGTGGGCGATGTTGATCTCGGCGAGATGCATGGCAGGCGGGTTCATGGGGCTCAGCACACCATCACCCGCCTTCTATGTCAATATCAGTTTGTTTTAGAGCGACGCAGCACTCCCCCGGCCGCGGGTCCAGCGCGGCCCTGCCGGGGTCGTCGCCCAGCCCCTCCAGCAGCCCCTGGCACAGGGCCAGGTTCATCGAGCACACCAGCAGCGGCTGCTCCTCGGCCAGCACGTGGAACGGGCAGTTGCGCAGCCGCAGCTTCCCGCCCTCCGCGTACGGCTCGTAGCCGCGCTCGCCCAGCACCCGCTCGACCGGCTCCCCCGGATGGGCCCTGGCGATCCTGGCGCCCGCCCCGCGCGCCACCTGCTCGGCCTGCTCCTCGGCGCCGAGCGTCTCGACCACGCCGGCCAGCACCGAGGCGAGAGTGGCGTAGTCGCGCGGCGGCAGACTCACCGACCGCTCGCCCCTGGCCCTGCGGTAGACCTTCGCCGGCCGGCCGCTGCCCGGCCCCTTCTTCTCCTGCGCCCGGAACCCGCTCTCCAGCAGCCCGGCCTCCACCAGCTTGTCGAGATGGTGCCCGGCCAGCGTCCTGGACACGCCCGCCGCCTCGGCGGCCTCCCCCCGGCCGACGTCGCCGCCCCGGGAGGCGACGACGTCGTACAGGCTGCGGCGGACGGGGTCGTGCAGGAGGGCCAGCGCCTCGAGGTCGTCGCTACTCACAGCGGGAGTCTACGAAAGCTCGCGCTCGACGTGCTTGTACGTGCACGAGCGGCTCGCCTCCACCTTGCCCGAGCCGTACCTGCGCCAGCACGCCCCCTTCTTGATCACCCGGAGGTCGATCCACTCCGGCGCCCCGTACTGCCGGTGCACGGCCTTGGCGTTGCGCAGCAGCCGGGCGGCCGTGGCGCGGGCCCTGGCCGGGGAGGAGGCGGCGGCGAGCACCCAGGTGGCACCCGCGTCACCGCCGATCACACAGGGTTTGACGCCCTTGCAGAACGGCGGGCCGGCGGAGGCGCCGGCGGCGGGCGTCCCGGCCGCCAGAAGCGCTAACACGGACGCTGTGACGATGAATGCGCGGATCATGGCATTCATCCTGCCCTAGTAGGCGGCGAGGAGATCCACCACGAAGACGAGCGTGTCGGAGCCCTTGATCCCGTACGCGGGATGGCCGGCGCGGCCGTACCCGTCGGCGGGCGGCACGATCATCAGCACGCGGCTGCCGACCGGCACCCCGGACAGGGCCTTGTCCCAGGCCCTGATGACGCTGCCGTCGCCCAGCTTGAACGCCTTCGGCCCGCCGCCCGCCCAGGTGGCCTCGAAGATCCGGCGGCGGCTCCAGACGGCGGCCTCGTACTGGGCGACCACGAGCTGCCCCGCGCGCACCGGACGGCCGTCGCCCCTGGCCAGCACCTTGGCCGCGAACCTGGCCGGCGGCGGGCCCGCGGGCACCGCCAGGGCGGGCCTGGCACCGCCGCCCACCTTCACCCCGGCCAGCGTGCCGCCCGCCGACTCCACCGAGGCGCCCTTGCGGTGCGCGCCGAGGATGTCGACGACGTAGAACAGCTCCTCGCCGGCGGCCACGCCCTGCGGCGGGTTCGGGCCGAACCCGTCCTGCGGCGGGATGGCGGCGATCACGCGGCTGCCCACCGTGCGGCCCTTCAGCGCCCGCTCCAGGCCGGGCAGCAGCTCGCCCAGCGGGAACGCCGCCGGGGTGCCGCGGTTGAAGCTGGAGTCGACCAGGCGGTTGTCCCTGCCGTCCCACACATGCGCGGTGTACTGGACGATCGCCACGTCGTCGCCGTCGAGCCGCTCGCCCTCACCCGTGGCCAGCTCGTCCACCTGCAGCCCGGCCACCGGCTTGCCGTCGGGGAAGTCGATCGTCGGGCGGGCGCCGAACGCGCCTCCCACGCTCAGGCCCAGGTCTCCGGCGGCCTCGCTCGTACAGCCGCCCAGCAGCAGCGGCGCCAGCAACAGCGACGCGGCGGCACGGCGCATCGGTCCTCCCAGCACGGAACGGCCCGGCGGCACCCGCCTCAGGGGCGCGCCGCCGGGCTCGCGATGCTACCGCGACACCGGACCGCCCGTCAGCAGGCGACCGGCACTTCCGGCCGTCACGTCAGCAGGACGTCAGCAGGCGACCGGCGCTTCCGGCCGTCAGTAGGCCGCCAGGACGTCCACGACGAACACCAGCGTGCTGTTGGCGGGGATGCCCTGCTGCGCCTGGGCGCCGTAGCCCAGCTCCGGCGGGATGCTCATCACCACGCGGCTGCCGACCGGCACCCCGGCCAGCCCCTTCTGCCAGCCCTGGATCACCTGCGCGAGCGGGAACTCGGCCGGCTCGCCCCGCTCCCAGCTGGAGTCGAACTGCTGGTCGGTGCCCCAGATCTTGCCGGTGTAGTGCACGACGAGCGTCTGGTTGGCCTGCGCCTTGGCCCCGGTGCCCTGGATGAGCGTCTTGACGACCAGCTCCTTGGACGGCTTCTCGCCGGTCTTGGTGGTCAGCGTGGGCGCCTTCTCGCCGCCGGGGCTGACGACCTCGACGCCCTTGATGGACTCGCCCGTCTCCTTGCCGGTGGCCGCCTTCAGCGCCGCCGGCTGGGTGCCGACCACGTCGAACACGAATACCTTGGTGGGCTCGGCCGGCGTCGTCTGCTGCTGGGCGACCGAGTCGTTGGCCAGCACCGCCAGCAGCCGGCCGCCGTGCTTGACCTTGGTGAAGCCCTCCTGCAGCACCTGCGGGAGCTGCTGGTTGACCGCGATCGTCTCCGGCGCCTTGGTGTCGTAGGAGGAGCCCTGGACGGCGTTGCCCTTGCCGTCCCAGTTGTAGACGGTGAGGTTGACGATCACGCGGTCGCCCGCCTTGACGCCGGCGCCGGTGCCGGGCTGGATCACCTCGTACGACGACTTGGTGGCCGGCGTGCCGGAGGGGAAGGTCACCGTGGGCTTGGCGCCCACGTTCCCGGCGACCTTGACCCCCGACGGCGCGGCGGAGGTGCTCGCGGTGGCGGCGGTGCCGGTGGTGGCGCCCGTGGTGGCGCCGTCGGAGCCGCACGCTGCGGCGAACAAGATCAATGGCACGGCGGCCGATACGGCCAGAGCGCGGCGCATGGGTTTCCCTCGGAAAAGACGTCAGATTCGCGCCACACTACCTGACAGCCCGGTAGGGCCGTGGTAAACCGCGCCCCACGTCCGGCGCCGCCCGCCTACATGCCCGCGATGAGCTTGTCCACCCGCTCGTCCACGCTGCGGAACGGGTCCTTGCACAGCACCGTGCGCTGCGCCTGGTCGTTCAGCTTGAGGTGGACCCAGTCGACGGTGAAGTCGCGCCGCTTCTCCTGCGCCTTGCGGATGAACTCGCCGCGCAGCCGCGCCCGCGTGGTCTGCGGCGGCACCGACTTGGCCTCGAAGATCTTCAGGTCGGACGCCACCCGCTCCACCGAGCCGCGCTTCTGCAGCAGGTAGTACAGGCCGCGCTTGCGGTGCACGTCGTGGTAGGCCAGGTCGAGCTGCGCCACCCGCGGCGAGGACAGCGGCAGGTCGTACTTGCGCCGGTACCGCTCGATGAGCTGGTACTTGGTCACCCAGTCGATCTCCCGCGAGACCAGGTCGAGGTTGCCCGTGTCGACCGCGTTGAGGGTGCGCTCCCACAGCTCCAGCACCCGGTGCGCGATGGCGTCGCCGCCGCGGCGGTCGACGAAGTCCTTCGCCTTCGACAGGTACTCCTGCTGGATCTCCAGGCTGGACGCCTCGCGCCCGTTGGCCAGGCGCACCCGGCGCCGCCCCGTCATGTCGTGGGAGACCTCGCGGATGGCCCTGATCGGGTTCTCCAGCGACAGGTCGCGCATCACCGTGCCCGACTCGATCATGCGCAGCACCAGGTCGGTGGCGCCGACCTTGAGCAGCATCGTGGTCTCGCTCATGTTGGAGTCGCCGACGATGACGTGCAGGCGGCGGAACCGCTCGGCGTCGGCGTGCGGCTCGTCCCTGGTGTTGATGATCGGGCGCGAGCGGGTGGTGGCGCTGGAGACGCCCTCCCAGATGTGCTCGGCCCGCTGCGAGACGCAGTAGACGGCGCCGCGCGGCGTCTGCAGCACCTTGCCCGCCCCGCACACGATCTGCCGCGTCACCAGGAACGGGATCAGCACGTCGGCCAGCCGGCCGAACTCCCCGTGCCGGCCGACCAGGTAGTTCTCGTGGCAGCCGTAGGAGTTGCCGGCCGAGTCGGTGTTGTTCTTGAACAGGTAGATGTCACCGGCGATGCCCTCTTCGCGCAGCCGCTTCTCGGCGTCCACGAGCAGGCCCTCAAGGATGCGCTCGCCCGCCTTGTCGTGGGTGACGAGCTCGATGACGTTGTCACATTCGGGTGTTGCGTACTCAGGATGGCTGCCCACGTCGAGGTAGAGACGCGCGCCGTTACGGAGGAAGACGTTGCTCGATCGGCCCCAGGACACGACCCGCCGGAACAGGTAGCGCGCGACCTCGTCGGGGGACAACCTGCGCTGCCCCCTGAACGTGCAGGTCACGCCGTACTCGTTCTCCAGCCCGAAGATGCGACGATCCATCACCTCACACTATGCCCACGGATCGGCCAGCGGGAGAGATCTTGGCAGGTGTTTTCCCTCCCGGGCCGCGAACGACCACCTCTGCCCCGCTTTCGGCCCCGTGCCCGCCCCCACGGGGCGCGGGTGCCGCGGCGCGCCGCTCAGGGGGTGTAGATCTCCTGAACCTGGACGATCTTGCCCTTGTACACGGTGATCAGGGACGGGTGGCCGGTCTTGCCGTGCCGCTTGATCAGCGTCGCCCTGGAGCAGCGCTTGGCGCCCAGGCCGGTCTTGCGGCTGACGGTCAGGTCCGCGGCGGGCGTCTTGCAGCCGTACGCCGACAGGAAGATCACGTTCGTGGCGATGGGCGAGGCGTACGCCCTGACGTCACCCTCCGGCGGGCCCTCGAAGTGCCCCTCGGTGCGGGTGCCCTTCTTCCACCTGATCGGCTCGTACTCGGCCACGCCGCCCCGCACGTAGGTGATCCAGCCGCGCAGGATGCCGTCGCGGCGGGAGTGGATGCGCTTGGTGAAGTCGTGCTCCGGGTCGGCCTGGAACGTGGTGCCGAAGATCTTCGGCGGCTTGTAGTCGGGGAACGCGGTGGCGGCCCCGGCGGGCAGGGTGGTGAGCATCACGGCCGCCGCGGCACCGGCCGCCAGGAGGCCACGCAAGGGAGTGTTCACGGATCATAAGATCCGCGATCTCCGGGTGGGGTTCGGGCGTCCGGGAGTGAAACAGGTCACACCCGGACCGCTCCCCGCAAACGGCCACGGGGACCCTCACCATGGCGATGAACGGCCACGGGGAACCCCACCATGGCGATGAACAGCGACGGGGACCGCCGCACCATGGCGATCCCCGTCATGACCGTCCTGCGCCCGCCCGAGAGGCTCCTGCAGCGCCTCTGCAAGCGGCCCTACAGCGCGTCCTACAGCGGCGAGGAGCCGTCGTCCACGTCTCCCTCGGGCCCCGTGGGCGGCGGCGTGTCACCGGAGCCCTGCGGCGGCGCGGCAGGCGGCGTGGTAGGCGGCGTGGTAGGCGGCGCGGCGGGGGCCGCGGGCGACTTGCTGGTCTGGGCCAGCAGCCGCTCCAGCCGCGCCCCCGTGAGCCGCAGGAACTTGCGGTGCTCGCGGTTGCGGTCGAGCACCGCCACCTCCAGCTGCCCGACCGGCGGCCGCTCGCCGCCCGGCTCGGTCAGCGCCGTCAGCGCCACCTCCAGCGCGTCGGCCAGCGACATCGACTCGCGGTAACGCTCCTTCAGCCGGCCGGCCACCGCCTCGGCCTGGCCGCCCATGGCCGCGAAGCCGTGCTCGTCGAAGACCGACCCGTCGAAGGTCAGCCGGTAGATGGCGTCGCCCTCCTTGGTGTCGCCCACCTCGGCGACGACGACCTCCACCTCCAGCGACTTGATCGACTCGGTGAAGATGCGGCCCAGGTTGGAGGCGTACAGGTTGGCCAGGCCGCGGCCCGTCACGTCGGAGCGGTCGTAGGTGTAGCCGTTGATGTCGGCGTAGCGGATGCCGCCGAGCCTCAGCTCCTCGAACTCGTTGTAGCGCCCCACCGCCGCGAACCCGATGCGGTCGTAGATCTCACTGATCTTGTGCAGCGCGCGCGACGGGTTCGGCGCGACGAACAGGATGCCGTCCACGTACTGCAGCGTGACGACGGACCGGCCCCGCGCGATGCCCTTGCGCGCGTAGTCGGCCTTGTCCCGCATGATCTGCTCGGGGGACGCATATCCGAAAGGCATGGACACGTGTGGAGGTCCTTTCTAGCGCAGCGGGGCGATGGGGCCGTCGGGCGAGATCAGGCGGGCTTCGAGCATCTGCTGCACGTAGCCGTAGACCTCCTCCTCCGACAGGCGGCGGAAGCCGTCGGCGTCGATCACCGACACGATGGGCCAGATCTTTCTCGTCACGTCCGGCCCGCCGGTCGCCGAGTCGTCGTCGGCGGCGTCGTACAGCGCCTGGATCAGCGTCATCGCCATGTCGTCGGCCGACGCCCCGTCGCGGTAGAGCTTCTTCAGCGAGCCGCGCGCGAAGATCGAGCCGGACCCGATCGCGTCGAACCTCTCCCGCTCGTACGGCCCGCCCGCCACGTCGTAGCTGAAGATGCGGCCCTCGTCCCTGTCGGGGTCGTAGGCGGCGAACAGCGGCACCACCACCAGCCCCTGCATCGCCATGCCGAGGTTGCCCCTGATCATGGTGGCAAGCCGGTTGGCCTTGCCCTGGACCGACATCGAGCGGCCCTCGACCTTCTCGTAGTGCTCGAGCTCGACCCGGTAGAGGCGGGCGAACTCGATGCCCGTGCTGGCCGTGCCCGCGATGCCCATGCACGAGTAGTCGTCGGCGCGGAACACCTTCTCCACGTCACGCTGCGAGATGATGTTGCCCGACGTCGCGCGCCGGTCGCCCGCCATGACCACGCCACCGGCGAAGGTGGCGGCCACGATCGTGGTCGCGTGCGGAACCTGGTCACCGATCGGCGTGGCCAGCACCTCATCCCGCCGCGGCAGCAAGTCGGGCGCGTACGAGCCGACAAACTCGGTGAACGAGGAACTTCCGGTGTTCTGGAAAAGATGATTCACCAAGCCGACGGGCAGATCCCTGTGCGATGCCACGCGACTCCCTCCAAACGTTCAGTGTTCCTAGGGCGACCCTACTCATGTTGGGTTGTTGTCTGCACTTCCCACGATCAGCTCACGGCGAACCACCTCCCCGAGCACGCCAGAAAGGCCCGATAAGCGCCGAAGGTCCGTGTTCAGATCGTTCCTTTACGCCCGCCACGGCCCATGCGACTGTCGGTATGTCTGCACATCCTGAACAGGAGGCCGACAATGCGACTCCCCAGCCGACCCGCGTTGCTCGGGATCATCGCCGCACTGGCCCTCACCTCCTGCGGCACCGGCGGCGGCAGCGCCGACGAGAGCAGCGTCACCCTCACCATCGCCGCCAACTCCATCGAGGGCGGCAAGAACGCCGAGTCCGCCCAGTGGATCAAACAGTGGGTGATCCCCGAGTTCGAGAAGACCCACCCCCATGTCAAGGTCCTGTTCCAGGGCAGCGGCGTCGACGACGAGCAGTACAAGACCAGGATCGCGCTCGACCTCAAGTCCAGGACCGGCGCCGACGTGATCGACCTCGACGGCATCTGGGTCGGCGAGTTCGCTCAGGCGGGCTACATCAAGCCGCTGACCGAGGTCGGCGGCCCCACCGTCGAGCAGTGGGAGGGCTGGGCCCAGATCCCGCAGGCCGTGCAGGGCCTCGGCATCTTCGACGGCAAGAAGTACGGCCTGCCCCAGGGCACCGACGGCCGCGTCCTGTTCTACAACAAGACCCTGTTCAGGAAGGCCGGGCTGGCGGAGACCTGGCAGCCCACGAGCTGGCGGGAGATCATCGACGCCGGCACCCGGCTCAAGGCCGCGGGCGTGCCCGTCCCCATCCAGCTCAACGCCGGCACCGCGATGGGCGAGGCCACCACCATGCAGGGCCTGCTGCCCCTCCTGGCGGGCGCCGGCGCCGAGATCTACACCGGCGGCAAGTGGACCGGCGCCGCACAGCCGCTGAAGGACGCGCTCGGCCTCTACCAGCAGATCTACGGCGGCAGCGGCCTCGGCGACCCCAGGCTCCAGCAGGAGGCCAAGGGCCGCGACAAGTCCTTCGCCCAGTTCGCCGAGGGCAGGATCGCCATCCTGGCCGAGAGCGACTACTTCTGGCGCTCCGTCATCGAGCCCCAGGCGGGCGTCGCCCCCATGAAGGACCGCGACCAGGCCGTCGGCTACGCCAAGATCCCCGCCAAGCAGCCCGGCGCCGGCATCCGCGGCCAGGACTTCGTCAGCATGTCGGGCGGCGCCGTCCGCGTGCTCAACCCGTTCTCCAAGAACCCCAGGCTCGCCTGGGACCTGCTCGCCTTCATGCACTCGGCCGCCGCCACCAAGTCGCAGCTCGCCGGGCAGGTCCGCATCAGCGCCCGCACCGACGTCAACGACGAGGTGCTCACGGCCGACCCCATGCTCAAGTACATCGCCGACGAGGTGCTGCCCCTCACCGCCTACCGGCCGGGCGTGGCCGTCTACCCGCAGGTCTCCGCCGCCCTGCAGGAGGCCACCGCCGCCGTCGTCAGCGGCAGGACCCCCGACCAGGCCGCCACCGCCTACCAGAGCACACTCGAGGGAATCGTCGGTGGCGCGGCCAACATCGCCGGCTGACGCCGCCGGGCTCGGCAGGGGCAGGGCGATCGCGTTCGTCCTGCCCGCGCTCACCCTCATCGCCGTCTTCCTGCTCCTGCCCGCCCTGTGGACGATCTACCTCGGCCTCACCGACTACCGCCTCACCGGCCTGGCCGCCGCGGACCCCCGCATCGTCGGCGTCGACAACTACACCGGCGCCCTCACCGACCCCCGCTTCCTGTCGTCGCTGTGGCTCACCGTCCTGTACGTCGGCGGCTCGGCCATCATCGGCCAGGCCGGGCTCGGCTTCACCCTGGCCTGGGTCCTGCGCGGCCGCACCGGCCCCGTGCGCCGCGCCGTGGAAGGCGTCGTGCTGCTGTCGTGGATCCTGCCCAGCACCGTGGTCGGCTTCCTGTGGTTCGCCCTGCTCGACCGCGACGACGGGACGCTCAACGCCCTCCTGCACACCCCCGGCTTCGCCTGGCTGCTCGACCACCCGCTGCTGTCGATCATCGTGTTCAACGTGTGGCGCGGCACCGCGTTCAGCATGATGCTCTACTCCGCCGCCCTGGAGAACGTGCCGCCCTCCCACCTGGAGACCGCCCGCCTGGCGGGCGCCGGCGTCCTGCAGCAGCTCCGCGACGTCGTCCTGCCCCTCATCCGGCGCCACATCCTGACGAACGTGCTGCTCATCAGCCTGTGGACGTTCAACGACTTCACGCCGTTCGTCCTGACCGGCGGCGGCCCGGAGGGCCGCTCGGAGATCCTGCCCGTGTACGTCTACCGCGTCGCGCTCAGGGACGGCCAGCTCGGCGCCGGAGCCGCCATCTCCTTCCTCATCCTGCTCATCAACCTCCTCTTCGCCCTGGCCTACCTGCGGCTCCTGCGCGGCCGGCGCCGCCACGAGGAGGCCGCCGCCCTCGGAGGCCCGCCCGCATGACCGCCAGCCGCCACCGCGCGCCCCCACGCCGTCACCGGTCACCCGCCCGTCACCGCAGCCGGGAGCCCGTCACATGATCCGCCACACCGTCGGCAGGCTCGCCGCCACCGTCTTCATCGCCGTCGTCCTGGCCTTCTTCACCCTGCCCATGCTCTGGCTGGCCAGCGCCCCCTTCGACGACACCCCCACCATCACCACCTCGATCCCCGAGTTCACGCTCCGCAACTTCACCGCCATCCTGGACAACCCCTACGCCCTCGGCTCCATCGTCAACTCCCTCATCCAGGCGGGCGGCGCCGCCGCGCTCGTCGTCGTCCTGGCCGCACTCGCCGCCTACGCGCTCTCCCGCGTCCGCGTGCCGGGCCGCGACGCCCTGCTCTACCTGCTCCTCCTGCTGTCGTCCGTGGTCACCGGCACCGCCGCCATGGTGCCGATCTTCGAGCTGGCGACCCGCCTCGACCTCATCGACACCCACCTCGGCGTCGTCCTCGTCGTCTCCGGCGGCCTCCTGCCCGCCGCCATCTTCATCCTCAAGGACTTCATGGACGACACCCCCACCTCCTACGAGGAGTCGGCCCGCGTCTTCGGCGCCGGCCCGTTGCAGATCCTGCGCCACATCGTCGTGCCCCTCGTCAGACCGGGCCTGGCCACCATCGCCGTCTGGGCGCTGGCCAGCGTCTGGGGCGGCTTCCTGTTCCAGTTCGTCCTGCTCAGAGACCCGGAGAAGGCCCCCGGGTCCGTCATCCTCTACACCCTCTACACCGAAGGCGGCTCCCCCAGGCTGGACCTCATCTCCACCTTC
The nucleotide sequence above comes from Nonomuraea gerenzanensis. Encoded proteins:
- a CDS encoding DUF3866 family protein; protein product: MIRWRRGEVVRIRREWPGAVELDVTVPEGECRALAYPPLVGRPEPGDEVLLNTTALAMGLGTGGYAMVVAVPNRLPEDPEGPGHLVKARYTPLQATVQGADEQDSPYHARLREADSLDGMPVIVADLHSALAPILCGLYAARRGVRVAYVMQDGGALPVWFSMAAARLREEGWLAGVVTVGQSFGGDLEAVTVHTGLLAARHVLEAEVAIVTQGPGNLGTGTRWGFSGVAAGEAVNAAGVLRGLPVASLRVSEGDRRERHYGVSHHSLTAYGRVALTPAQVPVPDLPGEFGVRVRDQAELLAVRHRLVPVPVDGLREALEASPVRLSTMGRSLEEDLAYFLTAAAAGRLTASLLS
- a CDS encoding FKBP-type peptidyl-prolyl cis-trans isomerase; the encoded protein is MRRAAASLLLAPLLLGGCTSEAAGDLGLSVGGAFGARPTIDFPDGKPVAGLQVDELATGEGERLDGDDVAIVQYTAHVWDGRDNRLVDSSFNRGTPAAFPLGELLPGLERALKGRTVGSRVIAAIPPQDGFGPNPPQGVAAGEELFYVVDILGAHRKGASVESAGGTLAGVKVGGGARPALAVPAGPPPARFAAKVLARGDGRPVRAGQLVVAQYEAAVWSRRRIFEATWAGGGPKAFKLGDGSVIRAWDKALSGVPVGSRVLMIVPPADGYGRAGHPAYGIKGSDTLVFVVDLLAAY
- a CDS encoding FKBP-type peptidyl-prolyl cis-trans isomerase → MRRALAVSAAVPLILFAAACGSDGATTGATTGTAATASTSAAPSGVKVAGNVGAKPTVTFPSGTPATKSSYEVIQPGTGAGVKAGDRVIVNLTVYNWDGKGNAVQGSSYDTKAPETIAVNQQLPQVLQEGFTKVKHGGRLLAVLANDSVAQQQTTPAEPTKVFVFDVVGTQPAALKAATGKETGESIKGVEVVSPGGEKAPTLTTKTGEKPSKELVVKTLIQGTGAKAQANQTLVVHYTGKIWGTDQQFDSSWERGEPAEFPLAQVIQGWQKGLAGVPVGSRVVMSIPPELGYGAQAQQGIPANSTLVFVVDVLAAY
- the prcB gene encoding proteasome subunit beta, which translates into the protein MASHRDLPVGLVNHLFQNTGSSSFTEFVGSYAPDLLPRRDEVLATPIGDQVPHATTIVAATFAGGVVMAGDRRATSGNIISQRDVEKVFRADDYSCMGIAGTASTGIEFARLYRVELEHYEKVEGRSMSVQGKANRLATMIRGNLGMAMQGLVVVPLFAAYDPDRDEGRIFSYDVAGGPYERERFDAIGSGSIFARGSLKKLYRDGASADDMAMTLIQALYDAADDDSATGGPDVTRKIWPIVSVIDADGFRRLSEEEVYGYVQQMLEARLISPDGPIAPLR
- the pafA gene encoding Pup--protein ligase — its product is MDRRIFGLENEYGVTCTFRGQRRLSPDEVARYLFRRVVSWGRSSNVFLRNGARLYLDVGSHPEYATPECDNVIELVTHDKAGERILEGLLVDAEKRLREEGIAGDIYLFKNNTDSAGNSYGCHENYLVGRHGEFGRLADVLIPFLVTRQIVCGAGKVLQTPRGAVYCVSQRAEHIWEGVSSATTRSRPIINTRDEPHADAERFRRLHVIVGDSNMSETTMLLKVGATDLVLRMIESGTVMRDLSLENPIRAIREVSHDMTGRRRVRLANGREASSLEIQQEYLSKAKDFVDRRGGDAIAHRVLELWERTLNAVDTGNLDLVSREIDWVTKYQLIERYRRKYDLPLSSPRVAQLDLAYHDVHRKRGLYYLLQKRGSVERVASDLKIFEAKSVPPQTTRARLRGEFIRKAQEKRRDFTVDWVHLKLNDQAQRTVLCKDPFRSVDERVDKLIAGM
- the prcA gene encoding proteasome subunit alpha, producing MPFGYASPEQIMRDKADYARKGIARGRSVVTLQYVDGILFVAPNPSRALHKISEIYDRIGFAAVGRYNEFEELRLGGIRYADINGYTYDRSDVTGRGLANLYASNLGRIFTESIKSLEVEVVVAEVGDTKEGDAIYRLTFDGSVFDEHGFAAMGGQAEAVAGRLKERYRESMSLADALEVALTALTEPGGERPPVGQLEVAVLDRNREHRKFLRLTGARLERLLAQTSKSPAAPAAPPTTPPTTPPAAPPQGSGDTPPPTGPEGDVDDGSSPL
- a CDS encoding extracellular solute-binding protein, which translates into the protein MRLPSRPALLGIIAALALTSCGTGGGSADESSVTLTIAANSIEGGKNAESAQWIKQWVIPEFEKTHPHVKVLFQGSGVDDEQYKTRIALDLKSRTGADVIDLDGIWVGEFAQAGYIKPLTEVGGPTVEQWEGWAQIPQAVQGLGIFDGKKYGLPQGTDGRVLFYNKTLFRKAGLAETWQPTSWREIIDAGTRLKAAGVPVPIQLNAGTAMGEATTMQGLLPLLAGAGAEIYTGGKWTGAAQPLKDALGLYQQIYGGSGLGDPRLQQEAKGRDKSFAQFAEGRIAILAESDYFWRSVIEPQAGVAPMKDRDQAVGYAKIPAKQPGAGIRGQDFVSMSGGAVRVLNPFSKNPRLAWDLLAFMHSAAATKSQLAGQVRISARTDVNDEVLTADPMLKYIADEVLPLTAYRPGVAVYPQVSAALQEATAAVVSGRTPDQAATAYQSTLEGIVGGAANIAG
- a CDS encoding helix-turn-helix transcriptional regulator, whose amino-acid sequence is MSSDDLEALALLHDPVRRSLYDVVASRGGDVGRGEAAEAAGVSRTLAGHHLDKLVEAGLLESGFRAQEKKGPGSGRPAKVYRRARGERSVSLPPRDYATLASVLAGVVETLGAEEQAEQVARGAGARIARAHPGEPVERVLGERGYEPYAEGGKLRLRNCPFHVLAEEQPLLVCSMNLALCQGLLEGLGDDPGRAALDPRPGECCVALKQTDIDIEGG
- a CDS encoding DUF3291 domain-containing protein, which codes for MNPPAMHLAEINIAHLRAPIDSPELAEFVAQLEPINAVADSAPGFVWRLKESESDPTATVVHEYGDHLLINFSVWDSLESLWNYTYRSEHLAVLRRRREWFLRMMEPYMVMWWVPAGEIPTLAEGIRRLERLRSEGPSPEAFTFKDAYDSSEAVSLPAAAAVRK